The Pseudomonas asiatica genome has a segment encoding these proteins:
- the murJ gene encoding murein biosynthesis integral membrane protein MurJ has protein sequence MNLLKSLAAVSSITMISRVLGFVRDTILARVFGAGIATDAFFIAFKLPNLLRRIFAEGAFSQAFVPILAEYKTQQGEEATRTFVAYVSGLLTLVLALVTAIGILAAPWVVWATAPGFVDSAEKYELTTALLRVTFPYILLISLSSLAGAILNTWNRFSVPAFTPTLLNVAMIAFAVLLTPYFEPPIMALAWGVLAGGLAQLLYQLPALKKIGMLVLPRLNLRDAGVWRVLKQMLPAILGVSVSQISLIINTIFASFLVAGSVSWMYYADRLMELPSGVLGVALGTILLPTLAKTYANKDREEYSRILDWGLRLCFLLVLPCTLALAILAEPLTVALFQYGKFTAVDAAMTQKALIAYSVGLLAIILVKVLAPGFYAQQNIRTPVKIAVFTLVCTQLFNLALIGPLAHAGLALAISLGACLNAGLLFWKLRSQQLFQPQPGWAMFLLKLVLAVGLMSAVLLAGMHYLPAWEQGNMLERLVRLGALVLAGIVTYFGCLYLCGFRPRHFARKALH, from the coding sequence ATGAACCTGCTCAAATCCCTGGCTGCGGTAAGCTCGATCACCATGATTTCGCGGGTGCTGGGCTTTGTCCGCGACACCATCCTGGCGCGTGTTTTCGGTGCCGGCATCGCCACCGATGCCTTTTTCATCGCCTTCAAGCTGCCCAACCTGCTGCGGCGCATCTTCGCCGAGGGTGCGTTTTCCCAGGCCTTCGTGCCGATCCTGGCCGAATACAAGACCCAGCAAGGCGAGGAGGCGACCCGCACCTTCGTTGCCTATGTCAGTGGCCTGCTGACTCTGGTTCTGGCGTTGGTGACCGCCATTGGCATCCTGGCGGCACCGTGGGTGGTGTGGGCGACCGCACCAGGCTTTGTCGACAGTGCCGAAAAATACGAGCTGACCACCGCCCTTTTGCGGGTGACTTTTCCTTATATATTGCTGATCTCGCTGTCGTCCCTGGCCGGGGCGATCCTCAATACCTGGAACCGTTTCTCGGTACCGGCCTTTACCCCGACCCTGCTGAACGTGGCGATGATCGCCTTCGCCGTGCTGCTCACGCCGTATTTCGAGCCGCCGATCATGGCTCTGGCCTGGGGCGTTCTGGCGGGCGGCCTGGCGCAGTTGCTGTACCAGCTGCCAGCGCTGAAGAAGATCGGCATGCTCGTGCTGCCACGCCTGAACCTGCGTGATGCCGGCGTGTGGCGGGTGCTCAAGCAGATGCTGCCGGCGATCCTCGGGGTGTCGGTGAGCCAGATCTCGCTGATCATCAACACCATCTTCGCCTCCTTCCTGGTGGCCGGTTCGGTGTCGTGGATGTACTACGCCGACCGCCTCATGGAGCTGCCTTCCGGCGTGCTGGGGGTGGCCCTGGGCACCATACTGCTGCCCACGCTGGCCAAGACCTACGCCAACAAGGACCGCGAGGAATACTCGCGGATCCTCGACTGGGGCCTGCGCCTGTGCTTCCTGCTGGTGCTGCCATGCACCCTGGCCCTGGCCATCCTCGCCGAGCCGCTGACCGTGGCGCTGTTCCAGTACGGCAAGTTCACTGCCGTCGACGCAGCCATGACCCAGAAGGCGCTGATCGCCTATTCCGTGGGCTTGCTGGCGATCATTCTGGTCAAGGTACTGGCACCGGGCTTCTATGCGCAGCAGAATATCCGTACACCGGTGAAGATCGCGGTATTCACCCTGGTCTGCACCCAACTGTTCAACCTGGCCCTGATCGGCCCGCTCGCGCATGCCGGCCTGGCCCTGGCGATCAGCCTGGGGGCCTGCCTGAACGCCGGCCTGCTGTTCTGGAAGCTGCGCAGCCAGCAGCTGTTCCAGCCGCAGCCAGGCTGGGCGATGTTCCTGCTCAAGCTGGTGCTGGCAGTGGGGCTGATGTCGGCGGTGTTGCTGGCCGGCATGCATTACCTGCCGGCCTGGGAGCAGGGCAACATGCTCGAGCGCCTGGTGCGCCTGGGGGCTCTGGTACTGGCGGGCATCGTGACCTATTTCGGCTGCCTGTACCTGTGCGGCTTCCGGCCTCGGCATTTCGCCCGCAAGGCCTTGCACTAA
- the ileS gene encoding isoleucine--tRNA ligase — MTDYKATLNLPDTAFPMKAGLPQREPQILQRWDSIGLYQKLREIGKDRPKFVLHDGPPYANGKIHIGHALNKILKDMIVRSKTLSGFDAPYVPGWDCHGLPIEHKVEVTHGKHLSADRTRELCREYAAEQIEGQKTEFIRLGVLGDWDNPYKTMNFANEAGEIRALAEMVKQGFVFKGLKPVNWCFDCGSALAEAEVEYADKKSQTIDVAFPVADEAKLAAAFGLASLAKPAAIVIWTTTPWTIPANQALNIHPEFKYALVDTGERLLVLAEELVESCLKRYSLEGSVIATAQGSALELINFRHPFYDRLSPVYLADYVELGAGTGVVHSSPAYGEDDFVTCKRYGMVNDDILTPVQSNGVYVDSLPFFGGQFIWKANPAIVEKLSEVGALMHTETISHSYMHCWRHKTPLIYRATAQWFVGMDKQPTTGEPLRERALKAIEDTKFVPAWGQARLHSMIANRPDWCISRQRNWGVPIPFFLHKQTGELHPRTVELMEAVAKRVEQEGIEAWFKLDAAELLGAEAEQYDKITDTLDVWFDSGTTHWHVLRGSHDIGHATGPRADLYLEGSDQHRGWFHSSLLTGCAIDGHAPYRELLTHGFTVDENGRKMSKSLGNTIEPEKVNNTLGADILRLWVAATDYSGEMAVSEQILQRSADAYRRIRNTARFLLSNLSGFDPARDLLAPEDMLALDRWAVDRTLLLQRELEEHYSEYRFWNVYSKVHNFCVQELGGFYLDIIKDRQYTTGANSVARRSCQTALYHISEALVRWIAPILAFTADEIWQYLPGERNESVMLNGWYQGLSELPEGTELDRAYWDRVMAVKASVNKELENQRTAKVIGGNLQAEVTLYADEGLSADLGKLGDELRFVLITSAASVVPFVQAPAEAVATEVEGLKLQVVKSGHAKCGRCWHFRADVGRHPEHPEICGRCVDNLSGSGEVRHYA, encoded by the coding sequence ATGACCGACTACAAAGCCACGCTTAACCTTCCGGACACCGCCTTCCCCATGAAGGCCGGCCTGCCTCAGCGCGAACCGCAGATCCTGCAGCGCTGGGACAGCATTGGCCTGTACCAGAAGCTGCGCGAAATTGGCAAGGATCGTCCCAAGTTCGTCCTGCACGACGGCCCGCCCTATGCCAACGGCAAGATTCACATCGGTCATGCGCTGAACAAGATCCTCAAGGACATGATCGTCCGTTCCAAGACGCTGTCCGGCTTCGATGCGCCGTATGTGCCGGGCTGGGACTGCCATGGCCTGCCGATCGAGCACAAGGTCGAGGTCACCCACGGCAAGCACCTGTCCGCCGACCGCACCCGCGAGCTGTGCCGCGAGTACGCCGCCGAGCAGATCGAAGGGCAGAAGACCGAGTTCATCCGCCTGGGCGTGCTGGGTGACTGGGACAACCCGTACAAGACCATGAACTTTGCCAACGAGGCCGGCGAAATCCGCGCCCTGGCCGAAATGGTCAAGCAAGGCTTCGTGTTCAAGGGCCTGAAGCCGGTGAACTGGTGCTTCGATTGCGGTTCGGCCCTGGCCGAGGCCGAAGTCGAGTACGCCGACAAGAAATCGCAGACCATCGACGTTGCCTTCCCGGTTGCCGACGAGGCCAAGCTGGCTGCTGCCTTCGGCCTGGCTTCGCTGGCCAAGCCGGCCGCCATCGTGATCTGGACCACCACCCCGTGGACCATCCCGGCCAACCAGGCGCTGAACATCCACCCGGAGTTCAAGTACGCCCTGGTCGACACCGGCGAGCGTCTGCTGGTACTGGCCGAAGAGCTGGTGGAGTCGTGCCTCAAACGCTACAGCCTGGAAGGCTCGGTCATCGCTACCGCCCAGGGTTCGGCGCTGGAACTGATCAACTTCCGCCACCCGTTCTACGACCGCCTGTCGCCAGTCTACCTGGCCGACTACGTCGAATTGGGCGCCGGTACCGGCGTGGTGCACTCCTCGCCAGCCTACGGTGAAGACGACTTCGTCACCTGCAAGCGCTACGGCATGGTCAACGACGACATCCTCACCCCGGTGCAGAGCAACGGCGTGTACGTCGACTCGCTGCCATTCTTCGGCGGCCAGTTCATCTGGAAGGCCAACCCGGCCATCGTCGAGAAGCTGAGCGAAGTCGGTGCGCTGATGCACACCGAAACCATCAGCCACAGCTACATGCACTGCTGGCGCCACAAGACCCCGCTGATCTACCGCGCCACTGCGCAGTGGTTCGTGGGTATGGACAAGCAGCCGACCACCGGCGAGCCGCTGCGCGAGCGTGCACTGAAAGCCATCGAGGACACCAAGTTCGTGCCGGCCTGGGGCCAGGCGCGCCTGCATTCGATGATCGCCAACCGCCCGGACTGGTGCATCTCGCGTCAGCGCAACTGGGGCGTACCGATCCCGTTCTTCCTGCACAAGCAGACCGGCGAGCTGCACCCACGCACCGTCGAGCTGATGGAAGCGGTGGCCAAGCGCGTCGAACAGGAAGGCATCGAGGCCTGGTTCAAGCTGGACGCCGCCGAACTGCTGGGCGCTGAAGCCGAGCAGTACGACAAGATCACCGACACCCTCGACGTGTGGTTCGACTCGGGTACCACCCACTGGCACGTGCTGCGTGGCTCGCATGACATCGGCCACGCCACCGGCCCGCGTGCCGACCTGTACCTGGAAGGTTCCGACCAGCACCGCGGCTGGTTCCACTCGTCGTTGCTGACCGGTTGCGCCATTGACGGCCACGCGCCGTACCGCGAGCTGCTGACCCACGGCTTCACCGTGGACGAGAACGGCCGCAAGATGTCCAAGTCGCTGGGCAACACCATCGAGCCGGAGAAGGTCAACAACACCCTGGGTGCCGATATCCTGCGCCTGTGGGTTGCCGCTACCGACTATTCCGGTGAAATGGCCGTTTCCGAGCAGATCCTGCAACGCAGCGCCGACGCCTACCGCCGTATCCGCAACACTGCACGCTTCCTGCTCTCCAACCTGTCCGGCTTCGACCCGGCCCGCGACCTGCTGGCCCCGGAAGACATGCTGGCGCTGGACCGCTGGGCCGTAGACCGCACCCTGCTGCTGCAACGCGAGCTGGAAGAGCACTACAGCGAGTACCGTTTCTGGAACGTCTACTCCAAGGTGCACAACTTCTGCGTGCAGGAGCTGGGCGGCTTCTACCTCGACATCATCAAGGACCGCCAGTACACCACCGGCGCCAACAGTGTCGCCCGCCGTTCCTGCCAGACCGCGCTGTACCACATCAGCGAGGCGCTGGTGCGCTGGATCGCGCCTATCCTGGCGTTCACCGCCGACGAAATCTGGCAGTACCTGCCAGGCGAGCGCAACGAGTCGGTAATGCTCAACGGCTGGTACCAGGGCCTGAGCGAACTGCCGGAAGGCACCGAACTGGACCGCGCTTACTGGGACCGCGTGATGGCCGTCAAGGCATCGGTCAACAAGGAGCTGGAAAACCAGCGTACCGCCAAGGTCATCGGCGGCAACCTGCAGGCTGAAGTCACCCTGTACGCCGACGAAGGCCTGAGCGCCGACCTGGGCAAGCTGGGCGACGAACTGCGCTTCGTGCTGATCACCTCGGCTGCCAGCGTGGTGCCGTTCGTGCAGGCGCCAGCCGAAGCCGTGGCCACCGAAGTCGAAGGCCTCAAGCTGCAAGTGGTCAAGTCCGGCCACGCCAAGTGCGGCCGTTGCTGGCACTTCCGCGCTGACGTCGGCCGCCACCCGGAGCACCCGGAAATCTGCGGCCGTTGCGTCGACAACCTGAGCGGTTCCGGCGAGGTGCGCCACTATGCCTAA
- a CDS encoding paraquat-inducible protein A, protein MRAIDAGILVCNECHELNRQQPDSTSQTCTRCGAIVHARRPNSIARTWALLIAASILYIPANMLPIMTVSTLGQGSPDTIMSGVITLLKHGMVPIAAVVFIASILVPTFKLVGIGLLLYSVQRRQPLSARQRILMYRFIEFIGRWSMLDIFVIAILVAVVNFGRIASVEANLGAVAFATVVILTMLAALTFDPRLIWDNTESDDDHE, encoded by the coding sequence ATGCGGGCGATTGATGCAGGCATTCTTGTCTGCAATGAGTGTCACGAGCTGAACAGGCAACAGCCAGACAGCACTTCACAAACCTGTACACGCTGCGGTGCCATCGTGCATGCCCGTCGACCGAACAGCATCGCGCGCACCTGGGCGCTGCTGATTGCCGCGTCGATCCTGTACATCCCGGCCAACATGCTGCCGATCATGACCGTGAGCACCCTGGGCCAAGGCAGCCCCGACACGATCATGTCCGGCGTCATCACCTTGCTCAAGCATGGCATGGTGCCCATTGCTGCCGTGGTGTTCATTGCCAGTATCCTGGTGCCCACGTTCAAACTGGTGGGCATCGGCTTGCTGTTGTACTCCGTTCAGCGCCGGCAGCCGCTTTCGGCGCGGCAACGGATATTGATGTACCGCTTCATCGAATTCATTGGGCGCTGGTCCATGCTCGATATCTTCGTCATCGCCATCCTGGTGGCGGTGGTGAATTTCGGCCGAATAGCCAGTGTCGAAGCCAACCTGGGCGCTGTCGCCTTTGCAACTGTGGTGATCCTGACAATGCTTGCCGCTTTAACTTTCGATCCCCGACTGATTTGGGATAACACGGAGTCGGATGACGACCATGAGTGA
- the lspA gene encoding signal peptidase II, with translation MPNPAAGRFGRLAWLWLSLVVLVLDQATKLYFNNALTMYQQVVVIPDYFSWTLAYNTGAAFSFLAESSGWQRWLFALIAVVVSAVLVVWLKRLGRNETWLAVALALVLGGAIGNLYDRVVLGHVVDFILVHWQNRHYFPAFNLADSAITVGAVMLALDMFKSKKSEDPVHD, from the coding sequence ATGCCTAACCCTGCAGCGGGGCGCTTCGGGCGCCTTGCATGGCTTTGGCTGAGCCTGGTGGTACTGGTCCTTGACCAGGCCACCAAGCTGTATTTCAACAATGCCCTGACCATGTACCAGCAGGTTGTCGTCATCCCTGACTACTTCAGCTGGACCCTGGCCTACAACACCGGCGCGGCGTTCAGCTTCCTGGCGGAAAGCTCCGGCTGGCAGCGCTGGCTGTTCGCCCTGATCGCCGTGGTGGTCAGTGCCGTGCTGGTGGTGTGGCTCAAGCGCCTGGGGCGCAACGAGACCTGGCTGGCCGTGGCGCTGGCGCTGGTGCTGGGTGGCGCGATCGGCAACCTGTACGACCGCGTCGTGCTCGGCCATGTGGTCGACTTCATCCTGGTGCACTGGCAGAACCGCCATTACTTCCCGGCCTTCAACCTGGCCGACAGCGCCATTACCGTTGGTGCGGTGATGCTGGCGCTGGATATGTTCAAGAGCAAGAAGTCCGAGGATCCGGTCCATGACTGA
- the rpsT gene encoding 30S ribosomal protein S20 translates to MANTPSAKKRAKQAEKRRSHNASLRSMVRTYIKNVVKAIDAKDAEKAQAAYVLAVPVIDRMADKGIIHKNKAARHKGRLNGHIKALKEAAAA, encoded by the coding sequence GTGGCCAACACACCTTCCGCCAAGAAACGTGCAAAACAGGCTGAGAAGCGTCGCAGCCACAACGCCAGCCTGCGTTCCATGGTCCGCACCTACATCAAGAATGTAGTCAAGGCCATCGACGCAAAAGACGCCGAAAAAGCGCAAGCCGCTTACGTTCTGGCTGTGCCTGTAATCGACCGTATGGCCGACAAGGGCATCATCCACAAGAACAAGGCTGCTCGTCACAAAGGCCGTCTGAATGGCCACATCAAGGCGCTGAAAGAAGCTGCAGCTGCCTAA
- a CDS encoding PqiB family protein produces MSDLPTAKTRPASNWSAIWILPLIALMIGGWLAWQAYRDAGVEIEVRFESGEGIVANKTEVIYKGMPVGKVKSLVLDAKGDNQGVIATIEMNKAAEPHLTKGTRFWLVKPSVSLAGISGLETLVSGNYIAVSPGEGERTKRFTALKVAPPLSDTEPGLHLTLKAERLGSLNRDSPVFYKQIQVGRVKSYRLSEDQSTVEIKVFIEPAYASLVRKHTRFWNASGVSIDASLSGVKVRSESLSSIVAGGIAFATPEHRKDSPPTDSNLPFRLYEDFDAAQAGIRVKVKLSDYEGLQAGRTPVMYKGIQVGSLKALTMADNLASASAELTLDPLAEDYLVEGTQFWVVKPSISLAGITGLEALVKGNYIAIRPGEKGARPEREFEARAKAPPLDLKAPGLHMVLFADTLGSLEVGSPVMYRQVKVGSVQSYQFARNSNRILIGVHIEKEYEKLVNGSSRFWNVSGITLTGGLSGIKIKSESLQTLMAGGIAFDTPRPDVPLKRHIPRFRLHDSQDAVNRAGTLITIRVDRADGLKPGTAIRFRGLDVGSVESVDLTDDLQAVLLRARITEAADRIARVGTQFWVVKPAFGLVRTQNLDTLVGGQYLEVQPAAKDRGPQRDFIALADAPQVAGPEVGLPLTLSAPRRGSIKPGVPVTYREVAVGKVTGFELGQSADRVLIHILIEPRYAALVRSGSRFWNSSGFGFDWGLVKGVTVRTESVETMIDGGIAFATPDGEQMGNPARPQQTFALFDKAEDEWLQWAPKIQIAK; encoded by the coding sequence ATGAGTGACCTGCCAACGGCTAAAACCCGCCCAGCCTCGAACTGGTCGGCCATATGGATCCTGCCTTTGATCGCCTTGATGATCGGTGGCTGGCTTGCGTGGCAGGCTTATCGTGATGCCGGCGTGGAAATTGAGGTTCGCTTCGAGTCGGGCGAGGGTATCGTCGCCAACAAGACCGAGGTGATCTACAAGGGCATGCCGGTTGGCAAGGTCAAAAGCCTGGTGCTCGACGCCAAGGGTGATAACCAGGGGGTGATCGCCACCATCGAGATGAACAAGGCTGCCGAGCCTCACCTGACCAAAGGTACGCGTTTCTGGCTGGTGAAGCCGAGCGTCAGCCTGGCGGGTATTTCCGGTCTTGAAACACTGGTGTCAGGCAACTATATCGCCGTCAGCCCGGGGGAGGGGGAGCGCACCAAGCGTTTTACCGCCTTGAAGGTGGCACCGCCGCTTTCGGACACCGAGCCGGGGCTGCACCTTACCCTCAAGGCCGAGCGGCTGGGGTCGCTCAACCGTGACAGCCCGGTGTTCTACAAGCAGATCCAGGTTGGCCGGGTCAAAAGCTATCGCCTGTCCGAGGACCAGAGCACCGTCGAGATCAAGGTCTTCATCGAGCCGGCCTATGCCAGCCTGGTGCGCAAGCACACGCGTTTCTGGAATGCCAGCGGCGTCAGCATCGATGCCTCGCTCTCGGGCGTGAAAGTGCGTAGCGAATCGCTGTCGAGCATTGTTGCCGGTGGTATCGCCTTTGCCACGCCGGAACACCGCAAGGACAGCCCTCCCACCGACTCGAACCTGCCGTTCCGTCTGTATGAGGACTTCGATGCGGCCCAGGCCGGCATCCGGGTAAAGGTGAAATTGAGCGATTACGAGGGCCTGCAGGCGGGCCGTACACCGGTCATGTACAAGGGCATCCAGGTGGGCTCGCTCAAAGCCCTGACAATGGCAGACAACCTGGCCAGTGCATCGGCCGAGCTTACGCTGGACCCGCTGGCCGAGGATTATCTGGTCGAGGGCACGCAGTTCTGGGTGGTCAAACCATCGATTTCCCTAGCGGGTATCACCGGTCTGGAAGCGCTGGTCAAGGGTAACTACATCGCCATTCGCCCTGGTGAGAAGGGTGCGCGGCCAGAGCGTGAGTTCGAAGCCCGCGCCAAGGCACCGCCGCTCGACCTCAAGGCACCAGGCCTGCACATGGTGCTGTTCGCCGACACCCTGGGTTCGCTGGAAGTCGGTAGCCCGGTCATGTACCGCCAGGTGAAGGTGGGTAGCGTGCAAAGCTACCAGTTCGCCCGCAACAGCAATCGCATCCTGATCGGTGTGCATATCGAGAAGGAATACGAAAAGCTGGTCAACGGTTCGTCGCGCTTCTGGAATGTCAGTGGCATCACCCTGACGGGGGGCCTGTCGGGCATCAAGATCAAGAGTGAATCACTGCAGACCCTGATGGCTGGTGGTATCGCGTTCGATACGCCACGGCCTGATGTGCCGCTCAAACGCCACATTCCACGCTTCCGCCTGCATGACAGCCAGGATGCGGTCAACCGCGCAGGAACGTTGATCACCATTCGTGTGGACCGTGCCGACGGCCTCAAGCCTGGCACGGCGATACGCTTCCGCGGCCTGGATGTGGGTAGCGTCGAGAGCGTCGACCTGACCGATGACTTGCAGGCGGTGTTGCTGCGGGCGCGCATTACCGAAGCAGCGGACCGTATCGCCCGCGTCGGTACGCAGTTCTGGGTGGTCAAGCCGGCCTTTGGCCTGGTGCGCACGCAGAACCTCGACACCCTGGTGGGCGGGCAGTACCTGGAAGTGCAGCCGGCTGCCAAGGACCGTGGCCCACAGCGCGATTTCATCGCCTTGGCCGACGCCCCGCAGGTGGCAGGGCCTGAAGTCGGCCTGCCGTTGACGCTGAGCGCTCCGCGCCGTGGCTCGATCAAGCCGGGTGTGCCGGTGACCTACCGTGAGGTTGCGGTGGGCAAGGTGACGGGCTTCGAGTTGGGCCAGAGCGCTGACCGCGTGTTGATCCATATCCTGATCGAACCGCGCTATGCGGCCCTGGTGCGCAGCGGTAGCCGCTTCTGGAACAGCAGCGGCTTCGGTTTCGACTGGGGGCTGGTCAAGGGGGTTACGGTGCGTACCGAGTCGGTGGAGACCATGATCGACGGCGGTATCGCCTTTGCCACACCGGATGGCGAGCAGATGGGCAACCCGGCACGGCCGCAGCAGACGTTCGCCTTGTTCGACAAGGCCGAGGATGAATGGCTGCAGTGGGCGCCGAAGATTCAGATCGCCAAGTAA
- the fkpB gene encoding FKBP-type peptidyl-prolyl cis-trans isomerase, with protein MTDTRIGQNTEVTLHFALHLENGDTVDSTFDKAPATFKVGDGNLLPGFENALFGFKGGDKRTVVVAPENAFGQPNPQNVQVMPRSQFEGMELSEGLLIIFNDAANTELPGVVKAFDDDQVTIDFNHPLAGKTLTFEVEILEVKAL; from the coding sequence ATGACTGACACCCGTATCGGCCAGAACACCGAAGTCACCCTGCACTTCGCGCTGCACCTGGAAAACGGCGACACCGTCGACAGCACGTTCGACAAGGCCCCGGCCACCTTCAAGGTTGGCGATGGCAACCTGCTGCCAGGTTTCGAGAACGCCCTGTTCGGCTTCAAGGGCGGTGACAAGCGTACCGTCGTGGTGGCCCCGGAGAACGCCTTCGGCCAGCCCAACCCGCAGAACGTGCAAGTCATGCCGCGGTCCCAGTTCGAGGGCATGGAGTTGTCCGAAGGGCTGTTGATCATCTTCAACGACGCCGCCAACACCGAGCTGCCGGGTGTGGTCAAAGCGTTCGATGACGACCAGGTGACCATCGACTTCAATCACCCATTGGCTGGCAAGACCCTGACCTTCGAGGTGGAGATCCTCGAGGTGAAGGCCCTGTAA
- the ispH gene encoding 4-hydroxy-3-methylbut-2-enyl diphosphate reductase, protein MQIKLANPRGFCAGVDRAIEIVNRALEVFGPPIYVRHEVVHNKFVVEDLRNRGAIFVEELDQVPDDVIVIFSAHGVSQAVRQEAAGRGLKVFDATCPLVTKVHIEVAKYSRDGRECILIGHEGHPEVEGTMGQYDASNGGAIYLVEDEEDVANLQVKDPDHLAFVTQTTLSMDDTSRVIDALRARFPNIGGPRKDDICYATQNRQDAVKQLADECDVVLVVGSPNSSNSNRLRELAERMGTPAYLIDGAEDLQRGWFEQTARVGITAGASAPEVLVRGVIEQLKAWGASGAEELDGREENITFSMPKELRVRSLI, encoded by the coding sequence ATGCAAATCAAACTCGCCAACCCTCGCGGCTTCTGCGCGGGGGTCGACCGGGCGATCGAGATCGTCAACCGCGCGCTGGAAGTCTTCGGCCCGCCGATCTATGTGCGTCACGAAGTGGTGCACAACAAGTTCGTGGTGGAAGACCTGCGTAACCGCGGCGCCATCTTCGTCGAAGAGCTGGACCAGGTACCGGACGATGTCATCGTCATCTTCAGTGCCCACGGGGTTTCCCAGGCCGTGCGCCAGGAAGCCGCTGGCCGTGGCCTGAAAGTGTTCGATGCCACCTGCCCGCTGGTGACCAAGGTGCACATCGAAGTGGCCAAGTACAGCCGCGACGGCCGTGAGTGCATCCTCATCGGCCACGAAGGGCACCCGGAAGTCGAAGGCACCATGGGCCAGTACGACGCCAGCAACGGTGGCGCCATCTACCTCGTCGAAGACGAGGAGGATGTTGCCAACCTGCAGGTGAAGGACCCGGACCACCTGGCGTTCGTCACCCAGACCACGCTGTCGATGGACGACACCAGCCGCGTCATCGACGCCCTGCGTGCGCGCTTCCCGAACATTGGCGGCCCGCGCAAGGACGACATCTGCTACGCCACCCAGAACCGCCAGGACGCGGTCAAGCAACTGGCGGACGAGTGCGACGTGGTACTGGTAGTCGGCAGCCCGAACAGCTCCAACTCCAACCGCCTGCGCGAGCTGGCCGAGCGCATGGGCACCCCGGCCTACCTGATCGACGGAGCCGAGGACCTGCAGCGTGGCTGGTTCGAGCAGACGGCGCGGGTCGGCATCACCGCCGGTGCTTCGGCCCCCGAAGTGCTGGTGCGTGGTGTGATCGAGCAGCTCAAGGCCTGGGGCGCCAGCGGTGCTGAAGAGCTGGATGGGCGGGAAGAGAACATCACCTTCTCAATGCCCAAGGAATTGCGGGTTCGGTCGCTGATCTGA
- the ribF gene encoding bifunctional riboflavin kinase/FAD synthetase, whose protein sequence is MQLVRGLHNLRPEHRGCVATIGNFDGVHRGHQAILARLRERGQALGLPTCVVIFEPQPREYFAPDTAPARLARLRDKIELLAAEGIDRVLCLAFNQRLSKLSADAFVKAILVDGLGVRHLEVGDDFRFGCDRAGDFAFLVEAGKQYGFTVEAANTVIQDGLRVSSTEVRKALSEGNFELAEHLLGRPYRISGRVLHGQKLARQLGTPTANIQLKRRRVPLSGVYLASIEIDGKAWPGVGNIGVRPTVAGDGRPHLEIHLLDYAGDLYGRRLTVEFHHKLREEQRFASLEALKSAIDADIAAARAHWHAQPLTKSLK, encoded by the coding sequence ATGCAGCTGGTTCGAGGTCTTCACAACCTGCGCCCCGAGCACCGGGGCTGTGTCGCCACCATTGGCAACTTCGACGGGGTTCACCGCGGCCACCAGGCGATCCTGGCGCGCCTGCGCGAGCGTGGCCAGGCCTTGGGCCTGCCGACCTGCGTGGTGATCTTCGAACCGCAACCACGCGAGTACTTCGCCCCCGACACCGCGCCGGCCCGCCTGGCCCGCCTGCGCGACAAGATCGAGCTGCTGGCGGCCGAGGGTATCGACCGGGTGCTGTGCCTGGCATTCAACCAGCGCCTGAGCAAGCTCAGTGCCGATGCCTTCGTCAAGGCGATCCTGGTCGACGGCCTGGGTGTACGCCATCTCGAAGTGGGCGATGACTTCCGCTTCGGCTGCGACCGCGCCGGCGACTTCGCCTTCCTGGTCGAGGCCGGCAAGCAGTACGGCTTCACCGTCGAGGCTGCCAACACGGTGATCCAGGACGGCCTGCGGGTCAGCAGCACCGAAGTGCGCAAGGCCCTGTCCGAAGGCAACTTCGAGCTGGCCGAGCACCTGTTGGGCCGCCCGTACCGCATCAGCGGCCGCGTGTTGCATGGCCAGAAGCTGGCCCGCCAGCTCGGCACACCTACCGCCAACATCCAGCTCAAGCGCCGCCGCGTGCCGCTGTCCGGGGTCTACCTCGCCAGCATCGAAATCGACGGCAAGGCCTGGCCGGGTGTCGGCAATATCGGCGTGCGCCCCACCGTTGCCGGTGACGGGCGCCCGCACCTGGAGATTCATCTGCTGGACTATGCCGGCGACCTTTACGGCCGGCGCCTGACGGTGGAGTTCCACCACAAGCTGCGTGAAGAGCAGCGATTCGCCTCCCTGGAGGCGCTGAAGTCGGCGATCGATGCGGATATCGCCGCCGCACGTGCACATTGGCACGCTCAACCGTTAACGAAGAGCCTGAAATGA